From one Melospiza melodia melodia isolate bMelMel2 unplaced genomic scaffold, bMelMel2.pri scaffold_114, whole genome shotgun sequence genomic stretch:
- the LOC134433079 gene encoding olfactory receptor 14J1-like: MSNSSSISHFLLLALADTRQLQLLHFCLLLGISLAALLANSLIISAVACGHHLHTPMFFFLLNLALSDLGSICTTVPKAMHNSLWDTRDISYSGCAAQVFFFLFFITAEFSLLTVMCYDHYVSICKPLHYGTLLGSRACAHMAAAAWASGFLTALLHTANTFSLPLCHGNVLGQFFCEIPHILKLSFSHSTFRKIGISLLAVSLAFGCFLFIVFSYVQILRAVLRIPSVQGRHKAFSTCLPHLAVVSLFLSTAGFAYMKPLSVSSPALDLAVSVLYSVVPPALNPLIYSLRNQELKAAVWTLVTGQFQKH, translated from the coding sequence atgtccaacagcagctccatcagccacttcctcctgctggcattggcagacacgcggcagctgcagctcctgcacttctgcctcttgctgggcatctccctggctgccctcctggccaacagcctcatcatcagcgccgtagcctgcggccaccacctgcacacgcccatgttcttcttcctgctcaacctggccctcagcgacctgggctccatctgcaccactgtccccaaagccatgcacaattccctctgggacaccagggacatctcctactcaggatgtgctgctcaggttttcttctttcttttctttatcacagcagagttttccctcctgaccgtcatgtgttatgaccactacgtgtccatctgcaaacccctgcactatgggaccctcctgggcagcagagcttgtgcccacatggcagcagctgcctgggccagtggctttctcactgctctgctgcacacagccaatacattttccctgcccctgtgccatgggaatgtcctgggccagttcttctgtgaaattccacacatcctcaagctctccttctcacactccaccttcagaaaaattgggatttcattGCTTGCTGTCAGTTTAGCCTTTGGTtgttttctgttcattgttttctcctatgtgcagatcctcAGGGCTGTGTTGAGGATTCCCTCTgtgcagggacggcacaaagccttttccacctgcctccctcacctggccgtggtctccctgttcctcagcactgcaggttTTGCTTACATGAAACCACTTTCGGTCTCTTCCCCAGccttggatctggcagtgtcagttctgtactcggtggtgcctccagccctgaaccccctcatttacagcctgaggaaccaggagctcaaggcggcGGTGTGGACACTGGTGACTGGacagtttcagaaacattaa